A single Acetivibrio cellulolyticus CD2 DNA region contains:
- a CDS encoding 2-deoxy-scyllo-inosose synthase — MLYEYRIIIGELEYPYYLSDNTEDFIEKLKKIGINSAFIVFDDAINVDYVTGLKKLVQKEISCEVVSVKVSEKYKSLKEVELISERLLELGINRKSCIVAVGGGVLGNIAGLVAGLLFRGIKLIHIPTTVMAATDSVLSLKQAVNTRLGKNLLGMFYKPEMIFTDHTSLLSLSKRDYNAGLAELVKNLVSVIPQQIPELYEILNDRVEYTFDEFNLFLDLSIKAKCSLLKRDMYEKKEALVFEYGHTVGHAVEFLSKGEIKHGEGVAFGLMVESEISHELGYLKENEVDIHYKLLEKIGIINQLSNVEAYTKDEIWNVMRHDNKRGYITENDGSVPMVLLKSLGKCCGEDTNYIKLVPKPVFEKSIKKVADRLRNSSRIFSKID; from the coding sequence ATGCTTTATGAATACCGCATAATAATAGGAGAGTTGGAATATCCGTACTATCTTTCTGATAATACCGAAGACTTTATTGAAAAGTTAAAAAAGATTGGAATTAACTCAGCTTTTATAGTATTTGACGATGCGATAAATGTGGATTATGTAACCGGATTAAAAAAGCTGGTGCAAAAAGAAATTAGTTGTGAGGTTGTAAGTGTAAAAGTCAGTGAGAAGTATAAAAGTCTTAAAGAAGTTGAATTAATCTCGGAGCGTTTACTGGAGCTTGGCATTAATAGAAAGTCATGCATAGTTGCAGTTGGCGGTGGGGTTCTTGGGAATATTGCAGGACTTGTGGCAGGATTATTGTTCAGAGGAATAAAACTTATCCATATTCCTACTACGGTGATGGCAGCAACAGACTCCGTATTATCATTAAAGCAGGCAGTTAATACTCGCCTTGGCAAAAATCTTTTAGGTATGTTTTATAAACCTGAAATGATTTTTACAGATCATACAAGTCTTTTGAGCCTTTCGAAACGTGATTATAATGCAGGTCTGGCTGAATTGGTAAAAAATCTTGTTTCGGTTATTCCGCAGCAAATACCTGAATTATATGAAATCCTCAATGATAGGGTCGAGTATACATTTGATGAATTTAACCTGTTCCTGGATTTATCAATTAAAGCTAAGTGCAGCCTTTTAAAAAGAGACATGTACGAGAAGAAAGAGGCTCTTGTATTTGAATATGGACATACAGTCGGACATGCTGTTGAATTCCTTTCAAAGGGTGAAATTAAGCATGGAGAGGGAGTTGCTTTCGGCTTGATGGTTGAAAGTGAGATAAGCCATGAATTGGGATATCTTAAAGAAAATGAAGTAGATATTCACTACAAACTTTTAGAAAAGATTGGTATCATAAACCAGCTTTCTAATGTAGAAGCATACACAAAAGATGAGATCTGGAATGTTATGAGACATGATAATAAACGGGGGTACATAACTGAAAATGATGGTTCTGTTCCTATGGTCCTGCTAAAATCACTCGGAAAGTGCTGCGGAGAGGACACCAACTATATCAAACTTGTTCCAAAACCTGTTTTTGAGAAGAGTATAAAGAAAGTAGCCGATAGGCTGCGGAATTCAAGCAGGATATTCAGCAAGATAGACTAA